CCTATGTTCCATCTAAACAACCAAATCCTCCTATTTTCTTCACAGTAGAATACAACTTCTTGCGCTTTCTGATCCTACCGAATCTCTATTTTCTTATGCATTCCAAAAGGTCCCTGTAACTATTGGCCTGTGAAACTCTTTAATCATTTTTGAATTAAACATAACAATGCTGGATCAATGGTATTTGACTTAATTTTGCTCTTCACAAAATTCCTGTTTAATGCATCTTTTCCTTAGTACATTGTGTTCAATGGAGTCGGTTTCCTTCTTTTATAGGGTGGAGTACATTATTCCAGCAGTTAATGACCCATTGATTGCTTTGGGATTCAGCGACATAGCAGGCTACAAAAGGTAAACAATATATAATCATGTTACTTTTAAAGTCCTATGAGCATGTTTACCTACGGCTGGACTGCGTGCTCGCTTTGGAATGGTTTGGGCAACTCCCATGCATGTCATGAGTACAAAATATTTGTATAAAAGATCAAGGGCTATATATACCGCGCTCCAACAGAAGTGGACAAAATGCAGAAAGAAACGTCCCTTACGTTTATAAACTATACTCCCTTCGATTTTAAGTATAGATTGTTCTAAGGTTGTCTTAAGTCATAACTTTTTAGTTTGACCACGAAAGTTAAAAAGTCTATAGATGTTATTTACAGTATAAGGTTGATACTAGTAGATGTATCATGCAAAGTAGCAGTCTTATACTCCCTCCGATCCGTATAAAAGTAAGTCCATTTATGACTACAGACATCTAGTCAGAAATACACTTATTTTTTATGGACGGAGCGATGCTGATACATAACTTATGCATATTTGAgacaacatatatatatagatatattgtTGGTCCAAATTTAGTTAGTCAATAAATAATATAAATACAGGACGTCTATAAATAATATAAATACAGGATGTTTAGGACAATCTAGTTAGTCATAACGTCATATAAGAAGCTCACCCCCATTTTAATAGGCTAGATTCTGATACGGATCAATACAACCCGTTGCAAACAGGACATAGAGTATTAATCTAAATTCAGGGGGCTTGTATTGTACATGCATGGTTCAATCGTACCAAGGTATTGCCGTTTGGGCATTCGTCGGTCGGCTTGCATCCGCCCTCGCCAGCGTTGCTCGCCAGTGCTCCTCGCTCCACACACTTCGCCTCTGCTGCTTGTCCGCTCTCTTCCCGCTGAGTATTATTCAAAGctatatatacttattatatGTGCATGGAGGAGTAGTACcgtctcttttttctttttggaaacCAAATGCATAGTAGACTCTTCTTTTGCCGAACTTTAGTCTTCTAACAGTAACTATCTTAATTAATTTTGTAGCCTGATGATCGGACGTAAGAATATGGTGTCACACGTGGTAATTGATTTGGAAACAGTAGCAAGTCCACATAGGCCACGCTTCTGGCACGATAACAATGCCAAACAAGAAACTGAAAGGATGCACTCAAGTCATGCTTGTATGGAGGGGGCGAAGGATTGAATCCTAAAGCTTATTATAAAGATGCTGAAGTCCCTCGAATTCTGCACTATGAAGAAAATGTAGAATGTAAATACCTTATGGCTGGATTGCTGTTCAGATGTGTGAACGTCTATATGGTCTGCTTTGTGTCATCGATTAATTTTGTTTGATCCATATGTAATTCAGATGTGTGAGCATTGAACTATTGATTCAAATAATTAGCATTGATCATAGTTAATTTTGTTATTTACTGTACGTGACAGAACGTGCACATTGTTTTATTGGCATTTGGTGTTATGAATTGATCTTATATGACATGTAATTGAGATCATTATTATTATTGGATTTGATTATGATGCAATCAAATTTGTCTGGTTTCAGCACTTGGATGGCACTTATTGTTGTCCTGATTTTACAGTTCAAGCTTGAAAATTTGACTTCATATTTAGGATGTAAAACACTGTAGCTCCCTAGCTAGCTCGCCAAGAATTCACCGAAGGAACAAAATATCAACATACCAAAATCTGCAGAAACTTTTGTGTTTTGATTtacagtgtttttttttaaattgagAAGGCCATGCATTCTACTCCCTCCTTCTCGAAATGTAGGTCGTTTGATTTTTCTTGtagatatatagattttactatgcaccAAAATATAGGATTATGTccagatatatagcaaaatctatgtacctaaaaaagccaaaacaacctacattttgaaacggagggagtagtttagcTATTGTTGAAACTTCAGAAATAACACCAACTCCGTAATAAACCTAGCTATACGGAATTGATACATAGGTCTGTTCTGCAGGAACTGATTATACTGTCTCGTATGTAGTCGTCAGCATCTTACTTCTAACTTGGTAGTCATGTTCTGTAGTTTGAAGCTCATTTGAAGCACTGGAAGAAATATTAGAAAAATATCAATTATATGTATTCATTTCCATGTTTTTTTATTCAAacgcatatatatatatagcagtCTTGCTTTATTATTAAAAATTTAAAGTCAGTGGTTGTGCTGCACAAATACGTGTTCACCACTGAGTCCTTGATATGCATTCTCACTCATTATCACTTTTATTTTATTGCTTTAGACTCTGCCCATATATGCCTCTTTTGTGTTAGTAGCCACTGACCAAATTTGCAAGAAAACTTTTTCAAGTCAAATATTTTTGGTATTATTTGGTTCAGGTAAGAGAAACCTGCAGGTATCAGGTGTGGGCATCACAGTTTGCACAGAGTATACAAAAATAAACTGCTGATGCCTGCACAAAACAATCTGAAGAATAAACTGTCTGAAGAACTGAAGTCCGGTCAtctatttcatatatttttcccaaaaaaattaCTACTCTATGTTTGTTTATATGTTGTTTCAGACAACTATTAGTGTTAAATATTCCAGAAACCACCGGCGTCAAATAACAAAAAATGGAGGTAGTACGTTGTACATTTCAACATTGATTGGTGGTTTCCCTTAATCTAACTGTGTGCCAGAATATCACCATGAACCATGAAGTTCACTAAGGTTAATGCAAAGGTTTGCCTAAATCGTGTGCAGATGCGCTGATGTATATTCCTTATCAGCAGATAGAACAGTTATCTTATTTTGACGCATTAAAAACTTTTAGCTTTTTTCGTTCTAAAAAATACTTTGTGGGGACTGAATAAAAAGCTGATCATTGATACAAGATTATTGGAAAGGTCACATTGTTTCTTGCATTGTATCACACAGCTTCCACATAATAAAAAAGCTAAACAGCCAGGAAAACAATCAGAAAATCGTAATTGATATCATTGCAGTCATGTAGAACTTAATTATTAGACAGATTCAGCAAAAGAAAGCCTAGGAAGGTACCTTCCACCAACATCAACTAATTATTTGACAGATAGTTGTAGTGTTTGGCACAAACTAATAAGGTAACAGTTCTTGACATAAAGGCAGCAGTTTGGAAATTATGCAGCAGGTTGTGGCCGGTAGCTCCCTTCTCAATACAGTCATGGTCTTTCACCACGGATCCTTGTAGCCAGATGAACATCTTTCGGCATGATCGTCACGCGCTTGGCATGGATGGCACATAGGTTGGTGTCCTCAAAGAGACCCACAAGATATGCTTCTGCCGCCTCTTGCAAAGCAAGCACTGCATGGCTCTGGAAACGCAAATCACTCTGCAAGAATAGTCATGAAGTGATAGAATATAAGAACAATGCGAAAAAAAAGTTGTTATTAGTATTTACATCCTACAAATGTTTCAGATAACAAGAAAAACATGTAGTGATTAAAGCAACGGTATATACTTTGTGAAGCTGGGCAATCTCCCTCACCAGCCTCTGGAAGGGCATCTTCCTAATGAGCAGCTCAGTGCCCTTTTGGTACTTGCGAATTTCACTGGAACATTAGAGAGGAAAATGGATCAATTGAAAATAACAGGAAATTAAATATAAAGATGAGATGAAATTCATACACAGTTATTTGCATGAAATACAATCATAGAAAGCTGCACATACCGAAGAGCTACAGTACCAGGGCGGTAACGGCGAGGCTTCTTAACCCCTCCGGTTACCGGTGCTGTCTTACGGGCAGCAGCCTATCGTCGCAAAACCATAATAGAAAACAATTGTTAACATGCAAATGCATTATTAAAGATTTAAAGGATAAGTAACATGCAAAATTTACATGCACATACAAACATCCTTGCAACTAGTTGCTTCCTAGGGGCTTTTCCTCCAGTTGAATTCCGAGCTGTCGTCTTAGTGCGAGCCATCTTACAAACAAAATGGTAAATCATGATCATCAGTATAGAAATACTCTTTTAGAAACAGAAAATAAATACTTGTGTAAACCAGTAATCTGCATCTAATTGATATGTGCACATGTTGTCTAACTAAATCGCGTAATAGGAAAATTTGAGAACATgtaagaaaaatatgaattgaAATGTGGGCATGTGGCTTACTCATTTGCAGATAATGACTACAGCGCAAATAAAAGACAAACAAAAGTGCTTAATGAGGACTAGGGCATTGCCACATCGGATGGGTACAAAGGATTTCAGAGGggagaataagctacaatttcaTCACAGGGATGCAAAGAAAAAGGGCTTGCTTTAACACGGAGAAGGATAGAGTTGCTTCATATGAAAAGAAGTACAGTGAGTTCAGTGCATAATGGCGCCCTTATGAGACAACAGAACCCCAAACAAAGTCATGTAAAGAAAGTTATCAACTTGTacgaaataaatcatgaataaagCCAGTCGAGAGTGGGGATTACTGTCTACCTTAACCATATTAAGATTTGCAATATAATCACACCCATAATTTCACAACATCAAAACCCTAACCATGTACACTTATAATTAAAACCTGCCAAAATGGCCAGCATGTACAGAATATAGGTCACCTGATCTGTTGGTACTGCACAAATTGAAGCACTAAGAAGAAAAGGTAAACATGAAGGAGATGGATCTATTTACCTCGCTTTCACAGATCGTGTGTGTAACCTTCACTTTGATGCCTCGTTGGTCTGCCGTGGTGCAATTTGGCCGTAGGGAGGGGCGCTATTTATAGGCGCCTACGCGAGAGGGCACAGCGGATTTAGGTCGGTTCCTGCATGATCGGACGGCTTTGATTGCGTTGTGCTGCGGATCATTGTAGGCGAATGCTGGATTCTTATTGGCCGGCGCCCCTGTGACGGGGATCGTTAAGGAATTAACCAGAGCATCATTTACAACGTATAGCCTTCCTTCCTTGAAGTTGGATCAAAAGTCTTTCCATCGCCACTGGAGCCATCGCCTGGTGCTAACGACTACAACGACAACCCTGCTGTCCCTCCAAAGCCGGAGAAAAGTGACTATATTCAAGGTGAAGCTTGGCATCTTGAAACGGTGGCCCGGGGGTTGAATTGGGACTTTTTCAAATTTCTAGAATAGTAAAAGCGAACCTTAACCTAGATTTCTAGTGCAACACTAATCTGCAAGGTTCAAACCTAGAAACTAAACACACTAGCAAACAAGGAACCTAGCAAGGAGAGCAACTATCATGATCATCATTTCCTAAGGCAAGATATAAGCAAAACAAGCACAACTTGAACAAGAGCAAAACAACAAGTAAATTGCAGGAAGTAAATGCTCAAAGGAAGTGCTCAAATGTAAAGAGATAGGATACAAGACAACCGAATTTTTTTCCCGTGGTATCGAGGAGTTGACGCTCCTCCCTAATCCACGTTGGAGCACCCACTAAGAGTTTTGCTCCCCCTCGAACCACCAAGATTTGAGTGCTCACTAAGAATGTTCGAACCACCAAGATTTGAGTGCTCACTAAGAATGTCCCTTCTCCATCTTCGGAACAGCGGACTTCAAACCGTTTACAAGATCAACCTCTTGGGGCTCCCACAATCTCCaagagctcaccaagaacctCTGGATCACCAAGACTGTCCAGGTGATGACGTCAAACACCAAGAGTAATAAGCCTCAATGATTCAGTTGACCAGCACTAAGCTCCGCCACGAACTAGATGCTCACTTATCACTTTCAAACACTAAGAGAAGTCCTTAATCTTGCAAATCACaaatcactttttttttgctcTAGCATACTCTCATTTTTCTCATGGGCTTCTTGAAATCTTCAGGGTGTCAAGAGCAACTTAAATGACCCAGGGAAGGGTATAAATAGGCTAGGGAACACCAGCTAGCCGTTAGGTAAGTGCTGCAGAAAAAGCACATCATCAAATGTTCTGATGGTCTCCATCCCCGGGGCATCGGAACATCTGGTCACTCGCATGACCAAATTCTAGACGTTAGAAAAGTAACAATGAAAAGTTCATCCAGCATTTGCTCCAACAGTCTTGAGCTaagcatcggatcatccggtgctgaagggAGGTTGGCCCAAAACCTTCTGTCAGCTTCAATTGAAAATATGGTTCCTCCGACGCATTCATCTGACGGCCATCCACAAGGCGTCGGATCATCCAGTGCTGAAGGTCCAAAACTCAAAAACCTTCTGTCAGCTGGAATTGAAAATATGTTGTGTCCGATGCTCTGTACCAATTCATCCAATGGTAGTATCGGAACAAAGGATGTCTTCCTTCAGAAATTCCAGTCCCAGAAAATTTATCAGATGCAACTAAAAAATAGGGCGTCGGATCATCCGGCGGTCCCTTTATCTGTATAACTCATCCAATTCAATCTCCTTTGAGTTTTTCATCGATTTCTTCGCTTCTTAAGTTCTTGCATGAGTTGTTTAAGCTACCAAGTGCTAGAGAGTACTGAGTGTGCATCATTTTCATGGCTAGCTTCACATGATCAAGCTACTATCATCGAAATTTCTCTTAATAGTACGGTCCATGAGCTACAAACTAACAAAACCTATACTACACTAAGTGCCCTTCATCTCCTTGTGACACTTAGTTCTAGAAAGGTCGTTAGCCTTGTCGCATTAGCTCCATGTCCGTTATTGTAATTCAAATTAGGGGTCCACATTCTAATTTACTCGTGATGAGATAACCAATGATATATCTACTTCAAAACACACATGTTAGTAACAAGTATAAAGTTGTTATTTATCACCATAACACAAACATCTGTGATAGGGACACACGGCCACAAATAAACGTCGCTTGCCACATTGAGCACGTGGATTAGGACAGATCGCTTGTCACAGTGTACACGCACATACACAACAACTCATCAAGGACCGGTCATATATGTAGGTAACGCTTATCACTACAAGAGTGACATCTTTCCTGACAGTTTTTTTCTAGTGGCCAACAGTGTTAGCATCACTAGTGTATTTTCTAAGTTCCCAACAGTATTAGTTGTATAATTTTCTATCTTTTCCAACAGTTTTGATAATTACCAACAATGTAATCCCCCACAAACTCATTACCTACAGTTTTTGCAGCTATTGAACCTGTTGGTGCTAAAA
The genomic region above belongs to Setaria italica strain Yugu1 chromosome VI, Setaria_italica_v2.0, whole genome shotgun sequence and contains:
- the LOC101771530 gene encoding histone H3.3; amino-acid sequence: MARTKTTARNSTGGKAPRKQLAAARKTAPVTGGVKKPRRYRPGTVALREIRKYQKGTELLIRKMPFQRLVREIAQLHKSDLRFQSHAVLALQEAAEAYLVGLFEDTNLCAIHAKRVTIMPKDVHLATRIRGERP